A portion of the Chondrinema litorale genome contains these proteins:
- a CDS encoding 3'-5' exonuclease — protein sequence MKFFFTHSRRKQRFSKLENYLNNFQQNSYIKNYIVSNRNYQISNQAEFNSFVIFDTESTGLNPKSDSLLSIGAVKVINGKILPKESIDLYFNDEIDNTNSPVHIHQIRKADLKNNGIPLKDGLEEFLRFIGNSVLVAHHAKFDCELINKYLDQLFGLYLLNPVLDTRKIAIRLDRKGMHTDSVSEKNYSLDQLCKTFNITPVSRHNALGDAFTTAILFLKILKKLEIRDIKLNKLLI from the coding sequence GTGAAATTTTTTTTCACACATTCTCGTAGAAAGCAGCGCTTTAGTAAACTCGAAAATTATTTAAATAATTTTCAGCAAAATAGTTACATTAAAAACTATATAGTTAGTAATCGAAACTATCAAATAAGTAACCAAGCTGAGTTTAACTCATTTGTAATTTTTGATACTGAAAGTACAGGCTTAAACCCTAAATCAGATTCACTTTTATCTATAGGAGCAGTTAAAGTAATTAATGGCAAAATTCTGCCTAAAGAAAGTATCGATTTATACTTTAATGATGAAATTGATAACACTAATTCACCTGTTCATATCCACCAGATTAGAAAAGCTGATTTAAAAAATAATGGTATTCCATTAAAAGATGGCTTAGAAGAATTTTTGAGATTTATAGGTAATTCTGTTTTAGTGGCTCACCATGCAAAATTCGATTGTGAATTAATTAATAAATACCTCGATCAGCTATTTGGTTTATACTTACTCAACCCAGTACTCGATACTCGAAAAATTGCTATTAGACTAGACAGGAAAGGAATGCATACTGATTCGGTGTCTGAAAAAAATTATAGCCTTGACCAATTGTGTAAAACCTTTAATATAACTCCTGTAAGTAGACATAATGCACTCGGAGATGCTTTTACAACTGCTATATTATTTCTCAAAATTTTAAAAAAATTAGAAATAAGGGATATAAAATTAAATAAGCTATTAATTTAG
- the treS gene encoding maltose alpha-D-glucosyltransferase: MTEQKADFRNDNLWYKDAIIYELHIKAFQDSNSDGIGDFKGLLKRLDYLHDLGITAIWLLPFYPSPQKDGGYDIADYYSINPSYGKIKHFKKFLDKAHKLDMKVITELVLNHTSDQHPWFQRARNSPAGSNYRNYYVWSDSQEKYKDTRIIFQDFETSNWTWDSVANAYYWHRFYSHQPDLNFDHPEVQEEVFNILDFWLDLGVDGFRLDAVPYLFEREGTNCENLPETHVFLKKLRKHIDEKYTNKMFLAEANMWPEDSAAYFGDGDECHMNYHFPIMPRLFMSLKLEDRHPIIDIIEQTPAIPENCQWAMFLRNHDELTLEMVTDEERDYMYRAYTKDSKAKINLGIRHRLAPLLDNNRKKIELMNYLLFSLPGTPVIYYGDEIGMGDNIYLGDRDGVRTPMQWSSDRNGGFSQINPQKLYLPNISDPEYSFDAVNVETQQDNTSSLLWWMKRVIDMRKRYKAFSRGSIQFLSPDNAKVLAFVRSYENQHILVLANLSRFSQGVEIELDEFEDYIPVDVFSRNKFPKITNKPYLFTLGPHGYFWFQLKNSKPGIQDLIPDLEITGIHYSDIFKKNNLKILEQEIIPTYLNNSKWFEGKDRVIRKVVIKQRRNVKLSDRNAFMLYMHIEFNDGFPEYYLLPVLIVSDAEKESLNGNTNDKIVGTYFINNEKFWILEAAVSPNFREKLIFQFFDNKKHKGESVDILKFALNEGEKGQVDTSEFIGHSKLIDTRKGNTGITYSNKYFLKMYRRLDKAPNPDYETVKFLSENTDFPYVPKFKGEITWANNNDFVSVTGMLQEYIPNQGNAKLYFEDVIKRYYERVFSVRNNFDCQDIEVEVFEGLPEKEKYNWYEEVIGNVVIERASLLGLITAQLHQELAAHPQVIGFERENFSLHYQKSLFSALQSSIRLNFQLINKKSHLFSEATQEELNKLVENKDAIVTLLKKLQDDKIDTLKTRIHGNLHLGNVLFTGKDFYINDFEGDATRAFSEKRLKKSPLKDIASLLRSFHYAAYNAIFHKGVVRTEDIPFLKEWSDKWYKYVANRMLNSYYENMHDMAILPEEKEQFQFLLEVFLIERAFYELKLEILRESDKAWLPARAINDLITKD; encoded by the coding sequence ATGACTGAGCAAAAAGCGGATTTTAGAAACGACAATCTTTGGTATAAAGATGCCATTATTTACGAATTACACATCAAAGCATTTCAGGATAGTAATTCTGATGGTATCGGTGATTTTAAAGGACTCTTAAAAAGGTTAGACTACCTGCATGATCTCGGCATAACAGCAATTTGGCTATTACCATTTTACCCTTCTCCACAAAAAGATGGTGGGTACGACATCGCTGACTATTATAGCATTAATCCTTCCTACGGGAAAATAAAACACTTTAAAAAGTTTCTTGATAAGGCACATAAACTAGATATGAAAGTGATTACCGAGTTAGTTCTCAATCACACTTCAGATCAACATCCGTGGTTTCAGCGAGCAAGAAATTCACCTGCTGGCTCTAACTATCGCAATTATTATGTTTGGAGCGATTCTCAAGAAAAGTATAAAGATACGCGAATCATATTTCAAGATTTTGAAACCTCTAACTGGACATGGGATTCTGTAGCCAATGCTTATTACTGGCATAGATTTTACTCTCATCAGCCAGATTTAAACTTCGACCATCCAGAAGTACAAGAAGAAGTTTTTAATATCCTCGATTTTTGGCTAGACCTCGGTGTAGATGGATTTAGACTTGATGCAGTTCCATACCTATTCGAAAGAGAAGGTACTAACTGCGAGAACCTACCTGAAACACACGTGTTTCTCAAAAAACTCAGAAAACATATTGATGAGAAATATACCAATAAGATGTTTTTAGCTGAGGCTAATATGTGGCCAGAAGACTCTGCCGCTTATTTTGGTGATGGTGACGAATGCCACATGAATTACCACTTTCCAATAATGCCAAGGCTCTTTATGTCTTTAAAACTAGAAGACAGACACCCAATTATAGATATAATTGAACAAACACCTGCTATTCCAGAGAACTGCCAATGGGCAATGTTTCTCCGAAACCACGATGAGCTTACGCTTGAGATGGTAACCGATGAGGAACGAGATTATATGTACCGAGCTTACACCAAAGACTCAAAGGCAAAAATAAATCTGGGTATTAGACATAGACTAGCACCATTGCTTGACAATAACAGAAAAAAAATCGAGCTGATGAACTACCTGTTGTTTTCACTACCGGGAACACCTGTAATTTATTATGGTGATGAAATTGGAATGGGCGATAATATTTATCTGGGTGATAGAGATGGAGTAAGAACACCAATGCAATGGAGTTCAGACAGAAACGGCGGATTCTCACAAATCAATCCTCAGAAATTATACTTGCCTAATATCTCAGACCCTGAATACAGTTTTGATGCAGTAAATGTAGAGACTCAGCAAGACAACACATCTTCATTACTCTGGTGGATGAAAAGAGTAATTGATATGCGTAAAAGATATAAAGCATTTAGTAGAGGAAGCATTCAGTTTTTATCTCCAGACAATGCGAAAGTATTAGCTTTTGTAAGAAGTTATGAAAATCAACACATTCTGGTTTTGGCAAACTTATCTCGCTTTTCGCAAGGTGTAGAAATTGAATTAGATGAATTTGAAGATTACATTCCTGTTGACGTTTTTAGCCGCAATAAATTTCCAAAAATCACCAACAAACCATACCTATTTACTTTAGGGCCACACGGTTATTTTTGGTTTCAATTAAAAAATAGCAAACCGGGTATTCAAGATTTAATTCCTGATCTCGAAATTACCGGCATTCACTATAGCGATATTTTCAAGAAGAATAACCTTAAAATTCTTGAGCAAGAAATTATTCCAACTTACTTAAACAATAGTAAATGGTTCGAAGGTAAAGACAGAGTAATTAGAAAAGTAGTAATAAAGCAAAGACGTAACGTAAAGCTTTCCGACAGAAATGCCTTTATGCTTTATATGCATATAGAATTTAATGATGGCTTCCCTGAGTACTACTTATTACCTGTTTTAATAGTATCTGATGCAGAAAAAGAATCTCTAAACGGAAATACCAATGATAAAATAGTTGGAACATATTTTATTAATAATGAAAAATTCTGGATACTAGAAGCCGCAGTTTCGCCAAACTTTAGAGAAAAACTCATTTTTCAATTTTTCGACAATAAGAAACATAAAGGTGAATCTGTAGATATTCTCAAGTTTGCATTAAACGAAGGCGAAAAAGGACAAGTAGACACAAGTGAATTTATAGGTCATTCTAAATTGATTGATACAAGAAAAGGCAATACTGGTATCACTTATAGCAACAAGTATTTCCTTAAAATGTACAGAAGGCTAGACAAAGCCCCTAACCCCGATTATGAAACAGTTAAATTCTTAAGTGAAAATACAGATTTTCCTTATGTGCCTAAATTTAAAGGTGAAATAACTTGGGCAAATAATAACGACTTTGTTTCTGTAACCGGAATGCTACAAGAGTACATACCGAATCAAGGTAATGCTAAATTATATTTCGAAGATGTAATTAAGCGCTACTACGAAAGGGTATTTTCTGTAAGAAATAATTTTGATTGCCAAGACATAGAAGTTGAAGTATTTGAAGGTTTACCAGAAAAAGAAAAATACAACTGGTACGAAGAAGTAATCGGAAATGTGGTGATAGAACGTGCCTCATTACTTGGACTCATTACTGCACAATTACACCAAGAATTGGCTGCACATCCTCAGGTTATTGGCTTTGAGAGAGAGAACTTCTCCCTGCATTATCAGAAATCTTTATTTTCTGCGCTTCAATCTTCAATCAGACTTAATTTTCAACTAATTAATAAAAAAAGTCATCTGTTTTCAGAAGCTACACAGGAAGAACTCAATAAACTGGTTGAAAACAAAGACGCTATTGTAACACTGCTTAAAAAGTTACAAGACGATAAAATAGATACTTTAAAAACCAGAATTCATGGTAATCTGCATTTAGGAAATGTACTTTTTACTGGTAAAGACTTTTACATAAATGATTTTGAAGGAGATGCAACTAGAGCTTTTAGTGAGAAACGACTTAAAAAATCTCCACTGAAAGACATTGCTTCATTGTTAAGATCATTTCATTATGCTGCATATAATGCTATTTTCCATAAAGGTGTAGTAAGAACAGAGGATATACCTTTCTTAAAAGAGTGGAGCGACAAATGGTATAAGTATGTTGCAAACAGGATGTTAAACTCTTACTATGAGAATATGCACGATATGGCCATCTTACCTGAAGAAAAAGAGCAATTCCAATTCTTATTAGAAGTGTTCTTAATTGAAAGAGCTTTTTATGAATTAAAACTGGAAATACTTAGAGAATCTGATAAAGCTTGGTTACCAGCTCGTGCAATTAACGATTTAATAACCAAAGATTAA
- a CDS encoding mechanosensitive ion channel family protein — protein sequence MDIKEASEILISQLQSWYTNIVAGIPNLILAVIVVILFGVLSKKIKALTNRLVFRFSNNDSLASLSAVVAAYIIILVGMFIGLDILNLDKAVTSLLAGAGIIGLALGFAFQDLTSNFISGVFIAVQRPIRIGDVIETNGFFGQVRAINIRSTIIYNFAGQEIEIPSKDIFQQPILNYSKTGERRMQLNCGVSYGDDLQKAQDIAIAAINTLPFLQEGKPVELHYDGFGDSSINFKIWYWLDQEKAGPPHAGSEAIKAVKKAFDENNITIPFPIRTLELMDRKEILAPFMKNGN from the coding sequence ATGGATATTAAAGAAGCATCAGAAATTCTAATTAGTCAACTTCAATCTTGGTACACTAACATTGTTGCCGGTATTCCAAATTTAATACTAGCAGTAATTGTGGTAATTTTATTTGGAGTACTTTCAAAAAAAATAAAAGCACTTACCAACAGACTTGTTTTCCGGTTTTCTAATAACGACTCGCTCGCAAGCCTTTCAGCTGTAGTTGCTGCTTACATAATTATTCTTGTAGGCATGTTTATAGGTTTAGATATTTTAAACCTAGACAAGGCTGTTACTTCATTACTGGCTGGTGCTGGTATTATTGGTTTAGCATTAGGTTTCGCATTTCAAGACCTTACTTCCAATTTTATCTCAGGAGTTTTTATTGCAGTACAAAGACCTATTCGTATTGGCGATGTAATCGAAACCAACGGCTTTTTTGGTCAAGTTAGAGCCATTAATATTCGCTCTACCATTATTTACAATTTTGCCGGGCAAGAAATTGAAATTCCCAGTAAAGATATTTTTCAGCAACCTATTTTAAATTATAGCAAAACAGGAGAGAGAAGAATGCAACTAAACTGCGGGGTCTCTTATGGAGATGATTTGCAAAAGGCACAAGATATAGCAATAGCTGCTATTAATACGCTTCCATTTTTACAAGAAGGCAAACCTGTTGAATTACATTACGATGGATTTGGCGATAGTAGCATTAACTTTAAAATATGGTATTGGCTAGATCAAGAAAAAGCTGGCCCGCCACATGCAGGAAGTGAAGCAATTAAAGCTGTTAAAAAAGCATTTGATGAAAACAATATTACTATTCCGTTCCCAATAAGAACATTGGAGCTAATGGACAGAAAAGAAATACTAGCCCCTTTTATGAAAAACGGAAATTAA
- the recA gene encoding recombinase RecA: MATDKDQKEKLKSLDLTVAKLEKDFGKGIVMKLNDDNVVDVPSISTGSLGLDIALGVGGFPRGRVIEIYGPESSGKTTLALHTIAEAQKKGGIAAFVDAEHAFDKIYAEKLGIDMDNLLVSQPDHGEQALEVTEHLVRSGAIDVIVIDSVAALVPKAELEGDMGDSKMGLQARLMSQALRKLTGSINKTNCCCIFINQLREKIGVMFGNPETTTGGNALKYYASVRLDIRRIGAIKESADNITGNRTRVKIQKNKVAPPFKVVEFDILYGEGISRAGEILDMAVDLDIVKKAGSWFSYNSTKLGQGRETVKELIRDNPELMEELEKKVKAKINGEELPEEAATTTKS; this comes from the coding sequence ATGGCTACAGATAAAGATCAAAAGGAAAAATTAAAATCATTGGATTTAACAGTTGCGAAGCTGGAAAAAGATTTTGGTAAAGGCATTGTCATGAAACTGAATGATGATAATGTAGTAGATGTACCAAGTATCTCGACTGGCTCACTCGGACTTGATATAGCACTTGGAGTAGGAGGTTTCCCAAGAGGTAGAGTAATTGAAATTTACGGGCCTGAATCATCAGGTAAAACTACTTTGGCTTTACATACTATTGCTGAGGCTCAAAAGAAAGGCGGAATTGCAGCATTTGTTGATGCAGAACACGCTTTTGATAAAATATATGCAGAGAAACTTGGTATCGATATGGATAACCTATTAGTTTCTCAACCAGACCATGGTGAGCAAGCTCTTGAAGTAACCGAACACTTAGTTCGCTCTGGAGCAATTGATGTTATTGTGATTGACTCTGTTGCTGCACTTGTACCAAAAGCTGAGCTTGAAGGTGACATGGGAGATAGCAAAATGGGTTTGCAGGCAAGATTAATGTCTCAAGCACTTAGAAAATTAACAGGTTCTATTAATAAAACTAATTGCTGCTGCATCTTTATTAACCAGTTAAGGGAGAAAATAGGTGTTATGTTTGGTAACCCAGAAACTACCACTGGTGGTAATGCACTAAAATATTATGCCTCAGTAAGGTTAGATATTAGAAGAATTGGTGCAATTAAAGAATCTGCTGATAATATTACTGGTAACAGAACCAGAGTAAAAATTCAGAAAAACAAAGTAGCACCTCCATTTAAAGTAGTTGAATTTGATATTCTTTATGGAGAAGGAATTTCAAGAGCTGGTGAGATCTTAGATATGGCTGTAGATTTGGATATTGTGAAAAAAGCTGGATCTTGGTTCTCTTACAATTCAACAAAACTAGGGCAGGGTAGAGAAACAGTAAAAGAACTTATTAGAGATAACCCTGAATTAATGGAAGAATTAGAGAAGAAGGTAAAAGCTAAAATTAATGGTGAAGAGTTGCCAGAAGAAGCTGCTACCACAACCAAAAGTTAA
- a CDS encoding peptidoglycan DD-metalloendopeptidase family protein, producing the protein MDTESAFCKSLKISFFLLFFFLLFQNHQAAAQRKISSKKFLGIFPIGKAKEKNSDSLLAYNDKLETEDSELTAESNMLANNFVMENEYMCEDEYLQNNIIPFLSDKTDTFLLAALEELRMPVIKEVEIPCEEEEFVVLSDSQTVIPMKYLLADEYFGVWDSKNIDPYEYELKNFNDTILLKLYEEENWSPPIKSTKINSKYGLRRWRWHHGTDLDLEKGDSVYAAFDGIVRIAKYNWGGYGYYIMLRHENGLETLYGHLTKYLVEVGQEVKAGELIGWGGNTGRSTGPHLHFETRYKGHAFDPTYLYDFDTDTLMFKEFELTAKQYEGLIDRSKSVYHRIKSGDTLSGLAVRYGTSISKLCKLNGISRSTVLRIGRTLRMR; encoded by the coding sequence ATGGATACTGAAAGTGCCTTTTGTAAATCTCTGAAAATTTCATTTTTTCTTCTATTTTTTTTCCTTTTATTTCAAAATCACCAAGCTGCTGCACAGAGAAAAATAAGCAGTAAAAAGTTCTTAGGAATCTTCCCCATCGGTAAAGCCAAAGAAAAAAACAGTGATAGCTTATTAGCTTATAATGACAAGCTAGAAACTGAAGATAGCGAATTGACTGCCGAGTCAAACATGCTAGCCAATAACTTTGTGATGGAGAACGAATACATGTGTGAGGATGAATACTTGCAAAATAACATCATTCCATTCCTTTCAGACAAAACTGATACTTTTCTATTAGCTGCTTTGGAAGAGTTAAGAATGCCAGTAATTAAAGAGGTTGAAATTCCATGTGAAGAAGAAGAGTTTGTAGTACTTAGCGACTCGCAAACTGTTATCCCAATGAAGTATTTATTAGCTGATGAATATTTTGGTGTATGGGATTCTAAGAATATAGACCCTTATGAGTATGAACTTAAAAACTTTAATGATACTATTTTATTAAAGTTATACGAAGAAGAAAACTGGTCTCCTCCTATTAAATCTACCAAAATAAATTCTAAGTATGGTTTACGTCGTTGGAGATGGCACCACGGTACTGACCTTGATTTGGAGAAAGGTGATTCTGTTTATGCTGCCTTTGATGGTATTGTTAGAATTGCCAAATACAATTGGGGTGGTTACGGTTATTATATAATGCTCAGACATGAAAATGGACTTGAAACATTATATGGTCATTTAACAAAATACTTGGTAGAAGTTGGTCAGGAAGTGAAAGCTGGTGAGCTAATCGGTTGGGGCGGAAATACAGGAAGAAGCACAGGGCCACACTTACATTTTGAAACTCGTTACAAAGGTCATGCTTTTGACCCTACATATTTGTATGATTTTGACACAGACACTTTAATGTTTAAAGAGTTTGAGCTTACTGCAAAACAGTATGAGGGGTTAATTGATAGAAGCAAAAGTGTTTACCATAGAATTAAATCGGGCGATACACTTTCTGGTTTGGCTGTAAGATACGGTACATCCATTTCTAAACTTTGTAAGCTAAATGGTATAAGCCGGAGCACGGTTTTAAGAATTGGTAGAACTTTAAGAATGAGATAA
- the trxB gene encoding thioredoxin-disulfide reductase yields the protein MAKESTKCLIIGSGPAGYTAAIYASRAGLNPILYQGGQPGGQLTITTDVENYPGYPDGVMGPQMMTDFQKQAKRFGADIRFGLVTKVDFSGAKHIAYVDNGDEIEADTVIVSTGASAKWLGLESEQRLNSKGVSACAVCDGFFFRGQEVAVVGGGDTAAEEASYLSKLCKKVYLLVRRDEMRASNIMQQRVEKAENVEILWNTETDEVLGEEAVEGVRVVNRITGEKRVLDVTGFFVAIGHQPNTDIFKGWLNMDESGYIITENGTTKTNIEGVFASGDAQDNVYRQAITAAGTGCMAALEAERYLAAKELAI from the coding sequence ATGGCAAAGGAAAGTACAAAATGTCTGATTATTGGTTCAGGACCAGCAGGTTATACAGCTGCAATTTATGCATCTCGTGCAGGCTTAAACCCGATCTTATATCAGGGAGGCCAGCCAGGAGGCCAGTTGACAATTACCACAGACGTTGAAAATTATCCGGGTTATCCTGATGGTGTAATGGGACCACAAATGATGACGGATTTTCAGAAGCAAGCTAAAAGATTTGGTGCTGATATACGTTTTGGTTTGGTTACGAAAGTTGACTTTTCCGGCGCAAAACATATTGCCTATGTAGACAATGGCGACGAAATTGAAGCTGATACTGTAATCGTTTCTACTGGAGCCTCTGCCAAATGGTTAGGTTTGGAGTCTGAGCAAAGGTTAAACAGTAAAGGTGTTTCTGCTTGTGCGGTTTGTGACGGGTTTTTCTTCAGAGGCCAAGAGGTTGCTGTTGTTGGTGGTGGTGACACTGCGGCTGAAGAAGCAAGTTATTTGTCAAAACTTTGTAAAAAAGTTTACCTGTTAGTGAGAAGAGATGAAATGAGAGCTTCTAATATTATGCAGCAAAGAGTTGAAAAAGCTGAAAATGTAGAAATTCTTTGGAATACTGAGACAGACGAAGTTTTAGGTGAAGAAGCTGTTGAAGGTGTAAGAGTTGTAAACAGAATAACAGGTGAAAAAAGAGTGTTAGATGTTACTGGCTTTTTTGTAGCGATTGGTCACCAACCAAATACCGACATATTTAAAGGCTGGCTTAACATGGATGAAAGTGGTTACATTATAACCGAAAATGGTACAACCAAAACGAATATTGAAGGAGTATTTGCTTCGGGAGATGCTCAAGATAATGTTTACAGACAGGCAATTACTGCCGCTGGTACAGGCTGTATGGCAGCTTTAGAAGCAGAAAGGTATCTTGCTGCTAAAGAACTTGCAATCTAA